CGTCCGCCACTAACCCGAAGGTTCGTTCGACTTGCATGTGTTAAGCACGCCGCCAGCGTTCATCCTGAGCCAGGATCAAACTCTCCGTTGTAGATCAATCCCTTTTGGTTCTCACCTCAGATTGACTTGCTTCACCCACGGGCCCAGCACTGGCGTACTGGTCGCAGTTGTCGCCCCCTTCCTCTGACAGAAGGATTCACAAGAGTGCAAATTTAGAATCTCTTCCTCGTTTGACTTTCCAGGATCTCAGATCCGGTCGTTGCTCCACATTGCGCACACCGACAACTCAATGGTTCGTGAAAACCCTCAAGTTGTAAGCACAATGCTTCTCTGCAACTAAAATGTTGTTGACGGGACCTCACACCTTTATCGCAATATCATTTAGTTCGCATTAAAACCTTTCGGCCTTAACTCGAACTAAACGCGATAAAAGCGTCAGTTCCTAAACTTTTTAATTGTCCAGGTTCTGGCTTTGCGTCCCCTTTCAGAGACGTGCGGCCTGCGGTCTCGCGACCGCCTTTGAAACTTACAACATCGTGGGATCGCTCCCCCAATCTCGTAAGCACCCTCAGAACACTTCAAGCTTTCGCTCTTTGCATCCCTCGGCTGCGCCTCGGAGTGTTACTCCCCCGCGCAGTCCAAAACCATAACCCAACACACACCCCCATTGCAACCCTTGAGGGAAAGCAACAGCAGAGCTCAACCCTTCAGCAGAAGCTCTCCCCAAGGCGCCAAGCGTTCCAGCTGCTTCTGAGAGCCAGCCGCCACCACAGGGAAGCCCATCTCTGAGAGATCCCAGCCTGGTTGCAAATGAGCAGGGTGAGGGCCGAGCCAAATCAAGGGGCAGCTCAGTTCAGTGAGCACGAGCCAAGCTGCAGCTAAGTCCCAAATTTTGGGAGTGGCCTCGAGCGCACCCGCGGTTTGGCCCATCGCCACACTGACCAAATTGAGGCTTGCAACACCCAAAAGACGAATTTTTCCTGGAAAGGAATGGTTTGGTCTTTTCTGGAGAACGCGAATGGATCTACTGCAAAGAGATATGCAAGAACTTCCAGCCGCAACCCTGCTTTCGGGGGTCAACCGTTTTTGATTCCGCCAAGCCCCTTGTCCTCGAATCGCAACGATCCTTTGGCGCAAAGAAGGGATATCGAGAAACGCCTCTGAAGGCTCACCATTCACGAATCTTGCAATCGAAATAGCCCAGTAAGGAATCCCAGCAGCGAAATTGGTGGTGCCATCCAAGGGATCAACCACCCAGTACGCCTGGCTCGACGGACACTCCTGGCTTCCTTCTTCACTGAGGACCCCCTCACCAGGGGCTATTTCGGCTAGTCCCTGAACAAAGGCAGCATCACTCCATCGATCACAGGCTGTGATCAAGCTTCCATCCGGTTTGACGTCGGACACGATGTGGCCAAAGTCATTGCGCTGATGTTCTGCAACTTGATCAAGTAAGAGATGCACTCGCTCGAGTTGCTGAGGAGTAAGCGGGTCAGGCACCCTGCTCAGCTCTGAAACACAGGAACTGGTGCTTCGCAAGGAGGACGATTGGGTTGCGGCTCGATGGGGACATCAATATCTGCCTGAGTTGGCTTTGTAGCTGGCAAATTGAGGGCTGGACATGCCAACACTTGATCAAGTCCGGTGCGACGGCGCAATTCAGCGATACTGACGTTATAAGCGTTGATTGCATTGGCGTAACGGACCTGAGCGTCAGTTAAATCACGCTGAGTTTCCACAACCTCACGTTGTGTTGTTACACCAGCTTGAAATCGTAGGCGGGCAATTCTAAGCGACTCAGCCGCTGTGAGGACCTCACTAGTGGAGGTATGAATGTTCTGGGACGCTCTGCGAAGATTGAAGAAACTATCTTCAACTTCTGAGCGAATGCGATCTCGCTCAGAAGCAAAGTTGTATTTGCTCTCTTCAGCACGCTGCTTATTTTGACGGTATTGAGCACGGGCACGCCCACCATCAAAAATGTTCCAGGTAGCGCTTAAACCAACGGCATTGCTGTAATTCCAGTTGTAATCATCCAGATCGATCGAGCCCGATTGATTGGACTGCCCCTGGTTCCGAGCTGTATCGAAACTATTAAAAATGCTCAGTACTGGCTGCACAGCA
The Synechococcus sp. CC9311 DNA segment above includes these coding regions:
- a CDS encoding inositol monophosphatase family protein, coding for MPDPLTPQQLERVHLLLDQVAEHQRNDFGHIVSDVKPDGSLITACDRWSDAAFVQGLAEIAPGEGVLSEEGSQECPSSQAYWVVDPLDGTTNFAAGIPYWAISIARFVNGEPSEAFLDIPSLRQRIVAIRGQGAWRNQKRLTPESRVAAGSSCISLCSRSIRVLQKRPNHSFPGKIRLLGVASLNLVSVAMGQTAGALEATPKIWDLAAAWLVLTELSCPLIWLGPHPAHLQPGWDLSEMGFPVVAAGSQKQLERLAPWGELLLKG